The Pirellulales bacterium DNA window ACCAGTTTGCAAAACCAGCGCGTCAAGGATGCCGCAAAACTTCGCGAGCGGCGGGAGCGGCGCAAGCAAGGGCAGGTGCTCATTGACGGCGGGCGCGAAGTTCGCCGGGCGATTGAAGCTGGCGTCGACCTCGCCGAGGTGTTTCTCTGTGAATCGCTCTGTCGCTCGAGCGATTGCCGATGGGTGCTCGAGCGGCTCGCGACGCTGCCAGTGCGGCAATCGCGCGTCACGCCCGCCGTGTTCGAGAAAATGGTTTTTGGCGAACGGGCCGAAGGTATCCTGGCGATTGCGAAAACGCCCGAGCGCTCACTGGCCGATATCCAATTGCCGGCCAACCCGCTGGTGGCGGTTCTCGAAGGAGTCGAAAAGCCGGGGAACATCGGCGCCGTGCTGCGCAGCGCCGATGCCGCGGGCGTCTCGGCCCTGATCATCGCCGACGGCGGCACCGATCTCTTCAATCCGAACACGATCCGGGCGAGTCTGGGGGCGGTTTTCACGGTGCCCGTTGGCACGGCTCCGGCGACCGCCGTCCGCGATTGGCTGGTCGCACAACGGATCAGCGTCTTCGTCGCCCGCGTTGACGCAAAAACGAATTACGCCGACGTTGATCTCTCGCGCCCCGCCGCCATCGTGCTCGGCAGCGAATCGGAAG harbors:
- a CDS encoding TrmH family RNA methyltransferase, coding for MPMEDITSLQNQRVKDAAKLRERRERRKQGQVLIDGGREVRRAIEAGVDLAEVFLCESLCRSSDCRWVLERLATLPVRQSRVTPAVFEKMVFGERAEGILAIAKTPERSLADIQLPANPLVAVLEGVEKPGNIGAVLRSADAAGVSALIIADGGTDLFNPNTIRASLGAVFTVPVGTAPATAVRDWLVAQRISVFVARVDAKTNYADVDLSRPAAIVLGSESEGLTQLWSGPSVSPIRLPMRGDVDSLNVSAAAAVLFYEALRQRDKPAGRK